A single region of the Oceanispirochaeta sp. M1 genome encodes:
- a CDS encoding MFS transporter, giving the protein MVRISSLVRRQFITFTLCWLAYALIYFGRVNLSVALPDIESDLGLSKAGLGLIGTIFFWIYGTGQLVNGRLGDSFPSRPFIFAGLFVTALANIFFGLAGSVPLMLLLWGINGYFQSMLWGPIIKTLSHWFSYKKRAAVAIGVSTSMVGGFLLAWGLSGHLVATSGWRSAFLVPGIVIGCFSLVWLIFLRERPEDLGLVSPNTHVARQEDSRKDSFIPLLLKSRLGLIVLACFAQGIIKDGISLWGPTFILEQWDLSMETTVKAILIIPLTNLGGMFLASWLNSLLENSERKAILLLLTLTIISLTSLILVGRSSLYFGLVFLALTSAFMYGANTLLLGVIPMNYARIGAVSTIAGFLDFSSYLAAGAASVITGLVVQTFGWNSMLLIWCFSACIGAAAIFIDIKRSPRQEKVATGKKMNAYE; this is encoded by the coding sequence ATGGTTAGAATATCATCGCTGGTCCGCAGGCAGTTCATTACATTTACTCTCTGCTGGCTCGCTTATGCCTTAATCTATTTCGGCCGTGTCAATCTATCAGTTGCACTACCAGATATTGAAAGCGATCTGGGTTTGTCGAAAGCCGGTCTTGGTCTGATAGGAACAATTTTCTTCTGGATTTACGGCACGGGACAGCTGGTAAACGGAAGGCTCGGTGATAGTTTTCCCTCCCGTCCTTTCATTTTCGCCGGACTGTTCGTCACCGCCCTGGCCAATATCTTCTTCGGACTGGCAGGTTCGGTTCCCCTCATGCTGCTGCTCTGGGGAATAAACGGGTATTTTCAATCCATGCTCTGGGGACCTATCATCAAAACTCTCTCTCATTGGTTCTCCTATAAGAAAAGAGCCGCTGTAGCCATAGGGGTGTCCACTTCCATGGTTGGGGGATTTCTCCTCGCATGGGGCTTGTCGGGACATCTGGTTGCGACTTCGGGATGGAGAAGTGCATTTCTGGTTCCGGGTATTGTAATAGGCTGCTTTTCACTTGTCTGGCTGATATTTCTTCGTGAGAGACCTGAAGATCTAGGGCTGGTCAGTCCCAATACACATGTGGCCCGACAGGAGGATTCTCGGAAAGATTCTTTTATTCCCCTTCTGTTGAAGTCCCGGTTGGGTTTAATTGTACTGGCCTGTTTCGCCCAGGGAATTATTAAAGACGGAATCAGTTTATGGGGGCCTACATTCATTCTCGAGCAATGGGATCTGTCGATGGAAACGACAGTTAAAGCAATTCTGATTATTCCTCTGACCAATCTGGGGGGAATGTTTCTCGCTTCCTGGTTGAATTCCCTGTTGGAGAACAGTGAAAGGAAGGCGATACTTCTGCTCCTTACATTGACGATTATTTCTCTCACATCTCTTATCCTGGTCGGGCGCAGTTCCCTCTATTTCGGACTGGTCTTTCTGGCACTGACATCGGCTTTCATGTACGGGGCAAATACTCTTTTGCTAGGAGTCATCCCCATGAATTATGCCCGGATCGGAGCTGTTTCAACAATTGCTGGATTTCTGGATTTCTCCTCCTATCTTGCTGCCGGAGCCGCTTCTGTGATTACAGGCCTCGTTGTTCAGACCTTTGGTTGGAATTCCATGCTGTTGATCTGGTGTTTCAGCGCCTGTATCGGTGCCGCGGCAATTTTCATAGATATAAAACGCTCTCCCCGACAGGAGAAAGTGGCGACGGGAAAAAAGATGAATGCTTATGAATAG